The sequence GGCGGTGGCCACGAGACCCGCGAGGCCCGCCCCGATCACGATGACATCAGCGTCGTAGGCCATGGGTTCCATCCTTGTCGGGGGCGGTGCCGGGTGGTGCGGGAGCGGGACGGAGGGCAGGGCGGGGAGCCGGGGCCGTGCGCGAAGTTACCCGTGCGTTAGATCTTCGGTACCGGTCGCGGTGGCGTCAACCGCCCGGTCGGCCGCATTCTCACCGCTCCTGTACGGCGCAGGGACTATCGTCGAACCACATCACTCCCTCCCGGCCTGACTTGAGGAAGAGATCGTGTCGGTGCTGGTCCTGGTTCTCTCCGTGAGCGCCGCCTGCTGTCTGGGCTTCGGCTTCGTCCTTCAGCAGGCCGCCGCCCGGCGTGCCCCGATGAGCGACTTCCTCTCCCCCAGGCTGCTGCTCGACCTGATGCGGGTGAAGAGCTGGCTGGCCGGGCTCGGGCTGATGGTCTGCGGGATGGTGCTGGGCGCGCTGGCTCTGGGCCGGGGCGAGGTCTCGGTCGTGGAACCGCTCCTGGCGACCAATCTGCTCTTCGCCATGGCCCTGTCCCGGCACCGCACCAAGCAGCCGCTGGGCCGCCAGGGCTGGGCCGGGCTCTGGCTGCTGGCGGGCGGTGTCACGGCGTTCCTGGTGGCGGGCGAGCCGCGCGGGGGCGGGCCGGTGACCGACCCCGTGCGCCACTGGCTGGTGATCGGCGTGGTGGTCGGCCTCGCCGTGCTGCTGACGGCCTCCGCGAGGCACTCCCGGATCAGGGCGGCCCCCGTGCTCTTGGCGGTGGCGGCCGGGCTGCTGTACGGACTCCAGGACGCCCTGACCCGGGCGAGCGGCGAGCGGCTGACCGAGGGCGGCTGGGAGGCGCTGATGACGGCCTGGCAGCCGTACGGCGTCGCCGTCCTGGGCGTGACCGGGCTGATCCTGGTCCAGAGCGCCTTCGAGACGGGTCCGCTGCGGATGTCGCTGCCGGCGCTGACCGCCGCCCAGCCGCTGGCCGGGATCGCCTGCGGGATCGGCTTCCTCGGCGACCGGGTGCGTACCGACACGGGCGCGCTGGCCTGGGAGGCGGCGGGGCTGGCGGCGATCGTCACCGGGATCGTGCTGCTCGGGCTGCATCCCGCGATGCCCGCGGGGGCCGGTGGCCGGGCGGCGGACCGAGCGTCCGCGGCCTCACTGAACGGGCGGTGACACCCGCGGAACAGCCCTGTACGGGCTTCCCGGGCCTTTGGCCCCTGGTTATTAATAATGGCCAGCATTAGTATGGGCGCATGGCGAGAACGTCAGGGCCCGAGACCCGGGACAAGCTCATCCGCGCCGCCGAGGAGATCTTCGCGGCGCAGGGCGTCGAAGGCGCCCAGATCAGGGACATCGTCGCTCTGGCCGGGCAGAGCAATCCCTCCGCCGTGCAGTACCACTTCGGCTCCCGGGCCGGACTGCTCGACGCGGTCATGGCCGGCCGGCAGTCCCGTGCCGAGCAGCTGCTGGCCCCGCTCCTGGACGCGCTGGGCGCGGACGCGGGCGTACGGGAGCTGCTCACGGCCCTGGTGACGGCCGAGGCCGGTCTGCTGACCGACGACCGGGGCCGGCGCTGTCTGCGCGTGTCGGCCCAGCTCACCCATGAGACCGGGCTGCGCACGGGCGAGCTGCACCCCGCGGTCGACGCCACCGCCTACGGGCGGCTGATCGGCCGGATCGCGGACCGCCTGGGCGCACTGCCCGAGGCGGTGCGCCTGGAGCGGCTCGATCTGGCGCTCACCCTGATCGG is a genomic window of Streptomyces sp. NBC_01237 containing:
- a CDS encoding DMT family transporter, with the protein product MSVLVLVLSVSAACCLGFGFVLQQAAARRAPMSDFLSPRLLLDLMRVKSWLAGLGLMVCGMVLGALALGRGEVSVVEPLLATNLLFAMALSRHRTKQPLGRQGWAGLWLLAGGVTAFLVAGEPRGGGPVTDPVRHWLVIGVVVGLAVLLTASARHSRIRAAPVLLAVAAGLLYGLQDALTRASGERLTEGGWEALMTAWQPYGVAVLGVTGLILVQSAFETGPLRMSLPALTAAQPLAGIACGIGFLGDRVRTDTGALAWEAAGLAAIVTGIVLLGLHPAMPAGAGGRAADRASAASLNGR
- a CDS encoding TetR/AcrR family transcriptional regulator is translated as MARTSGPETRDKLIRAAEEIFAAQGVEGAQIRDIVALAGQSNPSAVQYHFGSRAGLLDAVMAGRQSRAEQLLAPLLDALGADAGVRELLTALVTAEAGLLTDDRGRRCLRVSAQLTHETGLRTGELHPAVDATAYGRLIGRIADRLGALPEAVRLERLDLALTLIGAAMADRARQYLDGTVPLTGEDLFRADLVETTTAFLHAPVPGRSGTTRTI